From the genome of Fragaria vesca subsp. vesca unplaced genomic scaffold, FraVesHawaii_1.0 scf0509997, whole genome shotgun sequence:
CGAAGAAGACCATTCAAGAAATAGGGCTTCAAGCCTTTCCTTGCTCTTTAAGTTGGCACTCCTGGCATCCTCGACACAAGTCACATTTTCTAGTCTTGAGATGTGCAATGTCCCTTGCAGATGCAATAATGACTCAATCTCTCTTACTCCTGATCCACTACCTTTGCCAATAACAAACTCAGGCAATGTTTGGAGGTTAGTCAATTGACCAAGCTGAGGAGGCATTTCTTCCAATGAATCTGTACCTGAATTGTTGAGATGACGCAAATTAACTAGGTTCCTCATGCTTGTGGGCAGTGCCTTTAAACGAAAACACCCTTTCAATAACAATGTCTGCAAGTTGTACAGAGTTGTTGTCAAGTCTGGCAAACTTCTTATCCGAGTGTGGGAGAGATCAAGATACCGTAGATGCTTCAATTCACTGATTGTACTCGGCAACTCGGTTATTCGGTATCCATTTAAAGAGAGCAATCGTAAGTATTGAAGTTTGGGCAATAAGTCTGAAGTAACCTTATGAGCCAAATGATTATAATCTGAAAGTGAAAGTGGTAAGAACGTTCGCAAACATGTAGCTTCAGAATAGACCTCAAACTTCTTAACCCCGTCACACCAACCAGGAATGTAAGATGAATGACGAACCTTGGGCAAACATCTATGTTGCGAGTCATAATTCTGCATATCCTCCAATCTAGAACATGAGCTTCCTGCAGCCCAACGTGCCAAATCAGTAACCAGGTCATGCATTATGTATTTCGACTCtgttttgcttgatttttgAAATAATGACCTGGACACCAATTCTTGAAAATTGTCACGGCCCAAATCttccatttgtttgttttcttctggttGCTGCTGAATCAAGCCCTCAGCCA
Proteins encoded in this window:
- the LOC101298559 gene encoding putative disease resistance protein At3g14460-like, which produces MAEGLIQQQPEENKQMEDLGRDNFQELVSRSLFQKSSKTESKYIMHDLVTDLARWAAGSSCSRLEDMQNYDSQHRCLPKVRHSSYIPGWCDGVKKFEVYSEATCLRTFLPLSLSDYNHLAHKVTSDLLPKLQYLRLLSLNGYRITELPSTISELKHLRYLDLSHTRIRSLPDLTTTLYNLQTLLLKGCFRLKALPTSMRNLVNLRHLNNSGTDSLEEMPPQLGQLTNLQTLPEFVIGKGSGSGVREIESLLHLQGTLHISRLENVTCVEDARSANLKSKERLEALFLEWSSSSVSTEDAAIVLDMLQPHSKLKKLTIK